Proteins encoded by one window of Mercenaria mercenaria strain notata chromosome 4, MADL_Memer_1, whole genome shotgun sequence:
- the LOC123553553 gene encoding putative nuclease HARBI1, whose amino-acid sequence MPQYSIDDFQVRFRLSRTSFEQLVAELSTALSIRSKKVKIGPEKQLLIFLKYLSSLHTLQEIADIFGASESSAHVIIKDVAKKIRKHIQPSVIKWPAKQQNSADIDDGFQQLKGFPAVIGAIDCSHIPIRTPKEYPENYINRKCFPSIILQAVCESDLRFTDVYCGWPGSVHDARVLKKSPLYHEIDEDPVKKFPGNTHILGDSAYSLTTWLLVPFKDYGNLNEK is encoded by the coding sequence ATGCCACAATACAGTATTGATGACTTTCAAGTTCGATTTCGTTTAAGCAGGACATCATTTGAACAATTAGTTGCAGAACTTTCTACTGCATTGTCTATTAGAAGCAAGAAGGTAAAAATTGGACCAGAAAAACAGTTGCTTATTTTCTTGAAGTATCTTTCATCGCTTCATACATTGCAAGAAATTGCCGACATATTTGGTGCGAGTGAAAGCTCTGCTCACGTGATTATAAAAGATGTCGCCAAAAAGATTAGGAAACATATTCAACCGTCTGTGATCAAATGGCCAGCCAAGCAACAAAACTCTGCCGATATTGATGATGGTTTTCAACAGTTAAAAGGATTTCCAGCTGTCATAGGGGCCATTGACTGCAGCCATATTCCGATCAGAACGCCCAAGGAGTATCCTGAAAATTATATTAATAGAAAATGTTTCCCATCAATTATTTTACAGGCAGTCTGTGAAAGTGACTTACGATTTACAGATGTATATTGTGGCTGGCCTGGATCAGTTCATGACGCAAGAGTTCTAAAAAAATCACCATTATATCATGAAATAGATGAAGACCCTGTCAAGAAATTCCCTGGAAATACTCATATACTTGGTGACTCTGCATATAGCTTAACCACATGGCTTCTAGTGCCATTCAAAGACTATGGTAATCTTAACGAAAAGTAA